The Pseudorasbora parva isolate DD20220531a chromosome 21, ASM2467924v1, whole genome shotgun sequence sequence CCCCTTTCCTCTGTGCATGAAGGAAAGAAAACTGATAAAGAGTTGAACACTATTAAACCACATCTCAACATGAGAGACACAAAACATACATTTCCCATTTAGTAAATACAATGTCTAAGAGTCTACAGTCTCCAATATTCaggaaaatgtttgaaaaaggcttattaatgtactttaaatcttattgtttttttgttttttctcgtATGATACAACTATGAAACTCTGCACAAGTCAAGACGAGAGCTATAGGTACATTGTCAAAAGCCATTTCTATCTTGCATTTAGTAAAGGTTTTAACATCGAAGCGTAACATTAGGTCAGCTAAGATGACATTCTTTAAGACTTTGGTATGGTATGGACTacaaaataacagtaaaatgTTCTTCATGCGGACATTATGAATGTTTAAACTGGTCTTGATGGTGCCAGTGATTGCTTCACAAGTTTTCACCCAGTGAAGGTTTCTTATAAGACATTAAACATCACACATTGTAAAAGATAAAAAGAGGGAATGTACAAAGATGAAACAAGTGAAAGATGAAAACtgattttcaataaaaaatattatgattATAAATAGCTTTTGTAATAAAGACAAGGATGTAATGGTAACGTGTATGAGCCATGCCATAATTGGGAATGTACAACAGTTCACCTGGGGGGAAACattgttcaaatcaaacatAAAGACAGAACACAAACCAATCTTTGAGGTGGCTAAAAATATGAATGAAAACTGGCACAGACTGCAAGACTGATGACAAAATAATTTTGGAAGGTTGTAAAGGTCATGCACACACTGAGGTAATGGTTCCTTGACTTTATTTTGAACATGTCTAACTCTATTATGTGTAGCCTTCACACGTCTATAACTGATGCCATAACGGTGTTTATTCCCTGTGCatgaaagttaaaaaagaacaaatataataataaaataagaacaaaagaTTAAGACGAGGACTAATGCTGAAATGAAGTGCTTGTAGTTGTAAATAATGCATTGCCAAATACAGTCAAATACTGTGAAAGCATTGCATTCAAGTGCAAAACAAAGTAAATCAACACAATTAAGACCAGGAACTAATAAACAAGTGGTTCTTATAGTAACTCATGGTTTGCTCAGAAAATGTGAACTATTTTAAACAGCTGATTCATTACAGCGGGACTAAGAAATTGCTGAACACTTGTCACTCCCTGCAAAAGAATCGAAAACCCCACAAATGTAGCAGGACAACCATCATCACTTGGAACGTTATGACTCAAGATAAAATAAGTGCAGCGTTCTGCAAATTGCCGACAGCGGGAATAAGGCAAATTCATGCAAGGCCATGAAACAATGTTTCATGTACGGATATTCACAAACTTAtcttttttacatatttataggATTCCATTATACAAACAGTCACATTGAAAATACTCTTCTTTATCAGCAACAGCCATTTCATTCACTCTCTCAGTGATGAAATGTCACAAGTAAACAAACAACACACATTTCAATGAGAACGGGATCATAGGAATGCTAAAGACACTCTATTATCACTTTTTGAGCAGCTTCTTCCATGGCTGCTCTCAGCATTCAATCTGCGATTGTAACTGCCTGCGTAGAGTTAACGTGCGACGATGTAACTGCTGCATTTGCTGCATACGGTCCCTCTGGCGTGCCAAATTCTGCGGCATTGGGTAGCGCTGACACCCGTAAAGAAAGCGGTAGGGAATGCGCACGTGGCACGCTGTGGCACGGCAGCGCGGTTGAGGCATGGGCGGCAGAAGCATCCAGCGTTTCCGCTCGGCACAATAACGGTACGCCTCTTTTCGATACTGCTTATCCACATCGTCACTGTTCTTCCAGCCACCAATCACAAACACATCGTCGCCGAGATAGCAGATGGCTGCTCCCTCAATACTGGTTACTTCTGGGGGAAGACTCTCAAGAATATCATCAGAGATCCTTGCTGTGATCTTCTGCCGAGCTGCATCATCGCGTACGTTGGTATAACTCTTGGGACAGCAGGAAGCTGTGTGGTAGAAGTTAGTTGATGCTACAGCCATTTGAAACAAGCAGTAGTTGTCGATAAGCGGTAAGGAGTCAACTTCCTGCCACTGGCGACTGTCAGTGTCGTAGCGAGTAGTGACCGTCTTTAACCCATCATCGCTGTCTGTATCTACAGGTGTTCGCGCCGTTACGTAAACATATCGATCTTCGACGCTAATGGCCTTGACGTCTCTCAAAATCTTAGGGGCAGATTCTAGGTTGTGCCACTTGTCTTGGTCGGGTTCGTAGACACTCACATCTTTGAAGCCAGGGCTGAAGTTGCCATGACCGCCAATACTATACAGAATATTTTTGATGCAGGTGAGCCCAAAGGAATGCTTTCGTGTGGTGAGGTTGCTCACTTGTTCCCAGGTGTTGCGATTTGGATTGTAGCGCTCCACCGTCTTAGCAAATCCTGGTTCCATGGACCCAGCCACGTATACATGTGTATCAGTGGCAGCAATAGCGTGACCATCCAGGTGGTTATGGATGTGTGGTAAATTGACCCAACGGTCCTCGTATACAAAGTACCCTACGCACTCACTCAGGTAATCTCCTCCTTCAGAGA is a genomic window containing:
- the klhl11 gene encoding kelch-like protein 11; the encoded protein is MAAAAPNPEDASRNTGSPSTTSSLSGDGESEEAEEFASATHCSELSRRQNEQRKLGLFCDVTLAFSSSPGAANSFEFTAHRSVLAAATDYFTPLLSGQFSESVTRRVEMKEWSSEAGLDQETVESVIQFMYTGEIRVSTANVHEVLELADRFLLVQLKDFCGEFLKRKLSLGNCVAVHSLAHMYTLDQLALRAADMIRRNFHKVIQDEEFYTLPFHLVRDWLSDAEITVDSEEVLFDAVVKWVQKNSEERVKYFEELFRLLRLPQIKPTYLTRVVKNEPLVAQNAACLQLVSEAVEGHAIRFENLKSADTEFWASYMATFQPRFGQNMDVIMVVGGVSEGGDYLSECVGYFVYEDRWVNLPHIHNHLDGHAIAATDTHVYVAGSMEPGFAKTVERYNPNRNTWEQVSNLTTRKHSFGLTCIKNILYSIGGHGNFSPGFKDVSVYEPDQDKWHNLESAPKILRDVKAISVEDRYVYVTARTPVDTDSDDGLKTVTTRYDTDSRQWQEVDSLPLIDNYCLFQMAVASTNFYHTASCCPKSYTNVRDDAARQKITARISDDILESLPPEVTSIEGAAICYLGDDVFVIGGWKNSDDVDKQYRKEAYRYCAERKRWMLLPPMPQPRCRATACHVRIPYRFLYGCQRYPMPQNLARQRDRMQQMQQLHRRTLTLRRQLQSQIEC